The Euwallacea similis isolate ESF13 chromosome 18, ESF131.1, whole genome shotgun sequence genome contains a region encoding:
- the LOC136414574 gene encoding cGMP-dependent protein kinase 1-like, with product MSCFRGNINIYHLDKTKLLFGKTTGYEGVKVIRKKSLTPDPPNVTKPNEIILQQQRNTQHTHPNEEVTKPNTNLQDVPPIVNGTGPIQTNGTETDEERQSSVVKSLKVSSRQSVESADSIDVTRRAGVPISGPAQVDVSRNDELPVFRKTAEDEEEIKRAIQKNEFLAKILSGKRLQDVVNAMQLRHVPANKTLIKQGDKGSEMYVSKEGKYRILVKKKVVDNFSDTRVFGELAILYNAKRLASIKAVTKAKVWVLDRHVYQRIVIRSNLKEQEEFLRFLQNVEYLNVVNKDVLRQVSNLLKLEFFSPGSVILRQGDKGDKFYIIRAGTVTISKTGQGSLGKRGKGECFGEMALQKEDTRQATVTAEAPGVECLTLSRRNFIDHFGDVQIPTIEVAKVSVAKEVQVSAEFLNIKLDDLKIDRTLGVGGFGRVELVHLKKQKSRMFALKYLKKIEIVEQNQQQHVYNEKRLQMNCTSPFIARLYRTFKDAKFVYFLMETCLGGDLFSLLHKQKDKRFEEEDAKFLGGCVVEALEHLHSKGIIYRDLKPENLLVDKNGYLKLTDFGFAKQIPLRGKTFTFAGTPEYVAPEIVLNRGHDKAVDYWTLGVFIFELLTGRTPFRSGDSTHMRTYTKILGGIDNVKFPTYVSLKARNLIEKLCRPTASERLGMQKAGTKDIKTHRWYQGFEWQKFQQQEILSKFKPNIKDFNKNFDDFKPDKNIPADELSGWDVDF from the exons ATGAGCTGCTTCCGCGGCAACATTAACATTTACCATCTGGATAAAACTAAACTCTTATTCGGTAAAACAACCGGATATGAAGGGGTAAAGGTGATTCGAAAGAAAAGCCTAACTCCTGATCCACCCAACGTCACCAAACCCAATGAGATTATTCTACAGCAACAAAGAAATACTCAGCATACACATCCAAATGAAGAGGTCACTAAGCCTAACACGAACCTCCAGGACGTTCCACCAATCGTTAATGGAACAGGACCAATACAAACCAATG GAACAGAGACTGATGAAGAAAGGCAATCGAGCGTTGTGAAGTCGCTGAAAGTGTCCAGCAGACAATCAGTCGAATCAGCGGACTCCATAGATGTCACGAGGAGGGCTGGAGTACCGATCAGTGGGCCCGCACAAGTGGACGTGTCTCGCAATGACGAGCTGCCAGTGTTCCGTAAAACTGCAGA GGACGAAGAAGAGATTAAGAGGGCTATACAGAAGAACGAATTTCTCGCTAAAATCCTCTCAGGGAAACGCCTGCAAGATGTAGTAAACGCCATGCAATTGCGACATGTTCCTGCCAACAAAACCTTAATCAAGCAAG GTGATAAAGGCTCGGAAATGTACGTCTCCAAGGAGGGCAAGTACCGCATCCTGGTCAAAAAAAAAGTCGTGGATAACTTCAGCGACACAAGAGTGTTCGGCGAACTGGCCATCCTCTACAACGCCAAACGCTTGGCCTCTATTAAGGCGGTCACTAAAGCCAAAGTCTGGGTGCTGGACCGGCACGTCTACCAACGCATCGTTATCCGCTCGAACTTGAAGGAGCAGGAGGAATTCCTCAGGTTCTTGCAAAATGTCGAATACTTGAACGTGGTGAACAAGGATGTGCTAAGACAAGTTTCCAACCTCTTGAAGCTGGAGTTCTTCAGTCCTGGAAGTGTCATACTGCGACAGGGAGATAAAGGGGATAAATTCTACATCATTAGAGCTGGAACTGTGACCATAAGCAAGACTGGCCAAGGCTCCTTGGGAAAACGGGGCAAAGGAGAATGTTTCGGAGAGATGGCACTGCAAAAGGAAGACACCAGACAGGCTACGGTGACAGCGGAAGCTCCTGGAGTCGAATGCCTGACTCTTTCCAGGCGGAATTTTATCGACCATTTCGGTGACGTGCAGATACCTACAATCGAGGTGGCAAAGGTGTCCGTAGCAAAGGAGGTGCAAGTTTCCGCGGAATTTCTCAACATAAAGCTTGACGACTTAAAGATAGACAGAACCTTGGGAGTTGGAGG ATTTGGTCGAGTGGAATTGGTGCacttaaagaaacaaaagtCTAGGATGTTCGCTCTTAAATACctgaagaaaattgagatAGTGGAACAGAATCAGCAGCAGCACGTTTATAATGAAAAGCGGCTTCAGATGAATTGCACATCTCCCTTTATAGCGCGCCTTTACAGGACGTTCAAAGACGCCAA ATTCGTTTACTTTCTGATGGAGACCTGCTTGGGAGGAGACCTCTTCTCCCTGCTGCACAAACAGAAGGATAAACGCTTCGAAGAGGAAGACGCTAAATTTCTGGGGGGTTGCGTTGTTGAGGCTTTGGAGCACTTGCACAG CAAGGGGATCATATACAGAGACTTAAAACCAGAAAACTTGTTGGTGGATAAAAATGGCTACCTCAAGCTCACAGACTTTGGCTTTGCAAAGCAAATACCCCTTAGAGGAAAAACCTTCACTTTCGCAGGAACTCCTGAATACGTGGCCCCTGAAATCGTCCTAAATAGGGGACATGACAAGGCGGTGGACTATTGGACCTTGGGAGTCTTCATCTTTGAGCTGTTAACAG GGCGAACGCCGTTTCGTAGTGGGGATAGCACGCACATGAGAACATACACAAAAATTCTAGGAGGAATAGACAATGTAAAATTTCCCACTTATGTCAGCCTTAAAGCCAGGAACCTAATCGAGAAGCTGTGCAGGCCTACGGCCTCGGAACGCTTGGGCATGCAAAAAGCAGGAACAAAAGACATTAAGACTCATCGATGGTATCAAG GCTTTGAGTGGCAGAAATTCCAACAGCAAGAGATTTTATCCAAGTTTAAACCTAATATAAAAgactttaataaaaactttgatGACTTCAAGCCAGACAAGAATATTCCGGCCGATGAATTGTCAGGATGGGATGTggacttttaa
- the LOC136414590 gene encoding PBAN-type neuropeptides-like isoform X2: MGRISILNCCAIITILFLFYAQPSQSFESPSNHERKEASPMWFGPRMGRKKRNPRDSSFRNGKDQQTMGLLEVLRDSPLVVVAVNDGNNKQPPNFVPRLGRESGEPLPGWAEDEADALASRPNGVNPFSPRLGRNNFNPFSPRLGRDSDVLLK, translated from the exons ATGGGCCGCATTAGTATTCTCAACTGCTGCGCCATAATCACCATTTTGTTCCTGTTTTATG CTCAACCTTCACAGAGCTTCGAGTCTCCCAGCAACCACGAGCGCAAGGAGGCTTCTCCCATGTGGTTTGGACCTCGGATGGGGAGGAAGAAGCGGAATCCCAGAGACTCCAGCTTTAGGAACGGGAAGGACCAGCAAACCATGGGGCTGCTGGAGGTCCTGAGGGACTCCCCGTTGGTAGTGGTGGCCGTTAATGATG GCAACAACAAACAGCCGCCCAACTTCGTTCCGAGGCTGGGAAGGGAGTCGGGGGAACCGCTGCCCGGCTGGGCGGAGGATGAAGCGGATGCCTTGGCATCCAGACCGAACGGTGTGAATCCCTTTTCCCCGCGGTTGGGGCGGAACAATTTCAACCCTTTCTCTCCCAGGTTGGGGAGGGACAGTGACGTTCTACTGAAATAG
- the LOC136414590 gene encoding PBAN-type neuropeptides-like isoform X1, translated as MGRISILNCCAIITILFLFYGVYTPIQFEFNALSRFCAAQPSQSFESPSNHERKEASPMWFGPRMGRKKRNPRDSSFRNGKDQQTMGLLEVLRDSPLVVVAVNDGNNKQPPNFVPRLGRESGEPLPGWAEDEADALASRPNGVNPFSPRLGRNNFNPFSPRLGRDSDVLLK; from the exons ATGGGCCGCATTAGTATTCTCAACTGCTGCGCCATAATCACCATTTTGTTCCTGTTTTATGGTGTGTATACCCCGATCCAGTTTGAGTTCAATGCTTTAAGTCGTTTCTGCGCAGCTCAACCTTCACAGAGCTTCGAGTCTCCCAGCAACCACGAGCGCAAGGAGGCTTCTCCCATGTGGTTTGGACCTCGGATGGGGAGGAAGAAGCGGAATCCCAGAGACTCCAGCTTTAGGAACGGGAAGGACCAGCAAACCATGGGGCTGCTGGAGGTCCTGAGGGACTCCCCGTTGGTAGTGGTGGCCGTTAATGATG GCAACAACAAACAGCCGCCCAACTTCGTTCCGAGGCTGGGAAGGGAGTCGGGGGAACCGCTGCCCGGCTGGGCGGAGGATGAAGCGGATGCCTTGGCATCCAGACCGAACGGTGTGAATCCCTTTTCCCCGCGGTTGGGGCGGAACAATTTCAACCCTTTCTCTCCCAGGTTGGGGAGGGACAGTGACGTTCTACTGAAATAG